One region of Motacilla alba alba isolate MOTALB_02 chromosome 24, Motacilla_alba_V1.0_pri, whole genome shotgun sequence genomic DNA includes:
- the USP28 gene encoding ubiquitin carboxyl-terminal hydrolase 28 isoform X4: MRWFTKLPPVLTFELSRFEFNQSLGQPEKIHTKLEFPQTIYMDRYLYCNKDLIQMKREEMKRLKEKMVTLQQKLERYMEYGSGPARFPLPDMLQYVLEFIATKPAVAVSSAQSSQTTPLHSQAKPNVLDVLSQPNSLQERTDARTEDEAFFVASSSPQQSCSMDLQPPVSAAELSERPAPHVVSKEELILVQTCLQRWRNEIEQDVQDLKESIARISLSIEQMYCDPLLQQVPYRLHAVLVHEGQANAGHYWAFIYDQPRKRWLKYNDISVTESSWEELERESFGGLRNASAYCLMYISDQVSRVGADEDEGPEARQFQREVEALSPELRHYIQEDNWRLEQEAEEWDEEQSCKIPQMEPSPTSELQDLSSESGPEQSSVCEPSVHSLSSEHARIAKEQTAKAIANTADAYEKNGVEAALCERKEVEPLKAHPEETSPTVQAEQPQDTREAEAAAQTSSQVSEVEIPSVGKIPVRSDADGYNEEVMLSPAMQGVILAIAKARQTFDRDGSEAGLVKAFHEEYSRLYLLSKETPTPQNDARLQHVLIYFLQNNAPQQVVERTLLEQFADKNLSYDERSISIMKVARAKLSEIGPDDVDMEEYKRWHEDYSLFRKVSIYLLTGLELYQNRKYQESLTYLVYAYQSNTKLLLKGTNRGVSESLIALYRRKCLLKLNEVAASLFVSCEEAHVSEGVSILNELIIPCMHLMNNFEISKEDLDAIEVMRNRWCSYLGREDMDAKLQMKLGELLPRLLDGSTEVIVLKEPPKIRPNSPYDLCSRFAAVMESIHGASAVTVK; this comes from the exons ATG CGCTGGTTTACAAAACTCCCACCAGTTCTGACCTTTGAACTCTCCCGATTTGAGTTCAATCAGTCACTAGGACAGCCAGAGAAAATTCACACCAAGCTAGAGTTTCCCCAGACTATATATATGGACAG GTACCTCTACTGCAATAAAGATCTTATTCAgatgaaaagagaggaaatgaagAGATTGAAGGAGAAAATGGTGACTCTGCAGCAGAAACTGGAAAG GTACATGGAATATGGCTCTGGCCCAGCCCGCTTTCCCCTGCCTGACATGCTGCAGTATGTGCTGGAGTTCATTGCTACAAAGCCAGCTGTGGCTGTTtcctctgctcagagctctcAAACAACACCCCTGCACTCCCAGGCCAAGCCTAATGTTTTGGACGTGCTTTCGCAGCCAAACAG CTTACAAGAAAGGACTGATGCTAGGACTGAAGATGAAGCTTTCTTTGTGGCCAGTTCTTCGCcgcagcagagctgcagtatGGATCTCCAGCCTcctgtttcagcagcagaactgtCTGAGCGTCCAGCTCCTCACGTGGTCTCCAAGGAGGAGCTGATCCTGGTTCAGACGTGTCTGCAGCGGTGGAGAAACGAGATCGAGCAAGACGTGCAAG ATCTGAAGGAGTCCATTGCCAGAATCAGCCTGTCCATTGAACAGATGTACTGTGAccctctcctccagcag GTTCCCTATCGTTTGCACGCAGTCCTGGTCCACGAGGGCCAAGCAAATGCGGGGCACTACTGGGCCTTCATATATGACCAGCCTCGTAAGAGATGGCTCAAGTACAATGACATCTCAGTGACAGAGTCGTcgtgggaggagctggagcgaGAGTCCTTTGGAGGCCTGAGGAATGCCAGTGCCTACTGCCTGATGTACATCAGTGACCAGGTGTCCCGTGTTGGTGCAG ATGAGGATGAGGGCCCAGAGGCTAGACAGTTCCAGAGAGAAGTGGAAGCTTTGTCCCCAGAACTGAGACACTACATCCAGGAGGACAACTGGcgcctggagcaggaggcagaggagtgGGACGAGGAGCAATCTTGCAAGATTCCTCAGATGGAGCCTTCACCTACTTCTGAATTGCAGGACCTCTCCTCTGAGTCAGGACCAG AGCAATCATCAGTCTGTGAGCCGAGCGTGCACTCGCTGTCCTCGGAGCATGCCAGGATTGCCAAGGAGCAGACTGCCAAGGCCATTGCCAACACTGCCGATGCCTACGAGAAGAACGGCGTCGAGGCGGCTCTGTGCGAG CGCAAGGAGGTAGAGCCACTGAAGGCCCATCCAGAAGAAACATCCCCCACAgttcaggcagagcagccccaggacacTCGggaagcagaggctgctgcccaAACTAGCTCACAGGTCTCTGAAGTGGAAATCCCCAGTGTGGGGAAGATTCCTGTTAGATCCGATGCAGATGGATATAATGAGGAG GTGATGCTGAGTCCAGCCATGCAAGGTGTCATCCTGGCTATTGCAAAAGCCCGCCAGACCTTTGATCGTGATGGGTCTGAAGCAGGGCTTGTTAAG GCATTCCATGAGGAGTACTCCCGGCTGTACCTGCTGTCCAAAGAGACCCCAACGCCCCAGAACGACGCGCGCTTGCAGCACGTGCTCATCTACTTCCTGCAGAACAACGCGCCGCAGCAGGTGGTGGAGCGGACCCTCCTCGAGCAGTTTGCAGACAAAAACCTCAGCTATGACGAACG GTCCATCAGCATCATGAAGGTGGCACGGGCAAAGCTGAGCGAAATCGGTCCTGACGACGTTGACATGGAGGAGTACAAG agATGGCACGAAGACTACAGCCTTTTTCGCAAGGTGTCCATTTACCTGCTGACGGGGTTGGAACTCTACCAGAACAGAAA GTACCAGGAGTCACTCACCTACCTGGTCTACGCCTACCAGAGCAACACCAAACTGCTGCTGAAGGGAACCAACCGAGGCGTGAGCGAGTCGCTGATCGCCTTGTACCGGAGGAAGTGTCTCCTG AAGCTGAACGAGGTGGCAGCTTCTCTTTTTGTCAGCTGTGAAGAAGCTCATGTGTCAGAGGGTGTGAGCATCCTGAATGAGCTGATCATCCCCTGCATGCATCTCATGAACAACTTTGAGATCTCCAAAGAGGACCTGGATGCCATTGAGGTCATGAGGAACCGCTGGTGCTCCTATTTGGGACGAGAAGACATGGATG CCAAGCTGCAGATGAAGCTGGGTGAGCTGCTGCCCCGGCTCCTGGACGGCTCCACTGAGGTCATTGTGCTGAAAGAGCCCCCGAAGATCCGACCCAACTCCCCGTACGACCTGTGCAGCCGCTTTGCGGCCGTGATGGAGTCCATCCACGGGGCCTCCGCCGTGACGGTGAAGTAG
- the CLDN25 gene encoding putative claudin-25 produces the protein MAGGWWAKAQGGGMLLALLGWISSCVTTFVPLWKNLNLDLNELEVWNMGLWQVCITQEEGVVECQAHGSFLALPPELRISRLLMCLSNGLGLLGCLLAALGLEGWRTCEDKPGRKRQLLLGGGATLGVAGITTLVPVSWVAYNTVLDFWDETVPDIVPRWEFGEATFLGWFAGAFLAAGGLLLACSARSTGTATPLAPACRQAPAAPGLAGGHHLHPKNADLVI, from the coding sequence ATGGCCGGGGGCTGGTGGGCGAAGGCGCAGGGCggggggatgctgctggctcTCCTCGGATGGATCAGCTCCTGCGTCACCACCTTCGTGCCGCTCTGGAAGAACCTCAACCTGGACCTGAACGAGCTGGAGGTCTGGAACATGGGGCTCTGGCAGGTCTGCATCACCCAGGAGGAGGGGGTGGTTGAATGCCAAGCCCACGGCTCCTTCCTGGCGCTGCCCCCCGAGCTGCGCATCTCCCGCCTCCTGATGTGCCTCTCCaacgggctggggctgctgggctgtctcctcgctgccctggggctggagggctgGAGAACCTGCGAGGACAAACCTGGGCGAAAGCGGCAGCTCCTGCTTGGCGGGGGAGCGACGCTCGGCGTGGCAGGGATCACCACCCTGGTGCCAGTCTCCTGGGTCGCCTACAACACCGTCCTCGACTTCTGGGACGAGACCGTCCCCGACATCGTCCCCAGGTGGGAGTTTGGGGAGGCCACCTTCCTGGGGTGGTTCGCTGGAGCCTTCCTCGCCGCGGGCGGACTGCTCCTTGCCTGCAGCGCCCGCTCCACGGGCACCGCCACGCCGCTGGCCCCCGCCTGCCGCCAGGCCCCcgctgccccagggctggctgggggccACCACCTGCACCCCAAAAATGCAGACTTGGTCATCTAG
- the LOC119711259 gene encoding G protein-activated inward rectifier potassium channel 4-like, with amino-acid sequence MVLPYARNSGGAGGWPPPEEPRGRSNSIPPAQTPTAKHMLAYLPRPPTDTSRYGTFPQKPDLPPAPGALLEDGGQKAAATAAKSGAPMPNYPSAPRHSGFVPGEPSLPPSRGSLTTQHHRGRPSWCPAPAPQEAGARFYPLHALSVANIPNSSRGKSSARSSTIPTPEGLQSRRCKLLEEDSPMAQAGKRQRQRYVTKMGKCQVNLGNIQDKKRFLSDIFTTIVDLKYRWFLFVFMMCYIITWLVFGFIYFLDAWVRGDVGHRGDPEWRACIENVDGFVSALLLSVESQRTIGYGTRMVTANCAEGVILLMAQSIVGSMIDAMMVGCMFVKISRPKKRAQTLIFSKNCVISLRDEKLCLMFRVGDLRESHMVDAKIRAKLIKSRQTAEGEFIPLEQSELNLGYDTGEDRLFLVEPQIICHVINRHSPFWDMSAESLRREQFEIIIILEGIVEATGMTCQARTSYTEDEILWGYRFEPCMSLEKGAFQVDYSRFEMTFEVQTPAASARELHELKELEQQEHSTLSLYWDHLLQPCALPGPGEDALPAMSVPGSAAEGGRDEPPQRECPA; translated from the exons ATGGTGCTCCCCTACGCCCGCAAcagcggcggcgccggcggcTGGCCGCCCCCCGAGGAGCCCCGCGGCCGCAGCAACTCCATCCCCCCGGCGCAGACCCCCACGGCCAAGCACATGCTGGCCTACCTGCCCCGGCCGCCCACCGACACCAGCCGCTACGGCACCTTCCCGCAGAAG CCCGacctcccgcccgcccccgggGCTCTGCTGGAGGACGGCGGGCAGAAAGCCGCCGCCACCGCTGCCAAGAGCGGCGCCCCGATGCCAAACTACCCATCCGCACCCCGTCACAGCGGCTTTGTCCCCGGCGAGCCGTCCCTGCCGCCGAGCCGCGGGAGCCTGACCACCCAGCACCACCGTGGCCGGCCGTCCTGGTGCCCAGCGCCCGCCCCACAAGAGGCAGGCGCCCGCTTCTATCCGCTGCACGCCCTGAGCGTGGCCAACATCCCCAACTCGTCCCGCGGCAAGAGCTCCGCCCGCAGCTCCACCATCCCCACCCcggaggggctgcagagccggCGCTGcaagctgctggaggaggacaGCCCCATGGCCCAGGCGGGCaagcggcagcggcagcgctACGTGACAAAAATGGGCAAGTGCCAGGTGAACCTGGGCAACATCCAGGACAAGAAGAGGTTCCTCTCAGACATCTTCACCACCATCGTGGACCTCAAGTACCGCTGGTTCCTCTTCGTCTTCATGATGTGCTACATCATCACCTGGTTGGTGTTCGGCTTCATCTACTTCCTGGACGCCTGGGTGCGCGGGGACGTGGGGCACCGGGGCGATCCCGAGTGGCGGGCGTGCATCGAGAACGTGGACGGCTTCGTGTCCGCCTTGCTCCTCTCGGTGGAAAGCCAGCGCACCATCGGCTACGGCACGCGGATGGTGACGGCCAACTGCGCCGAGGGCGTCATCCTGCTGATGGCACAGTCCATCGTGGGCTCCATGATCGACGCCATGATGGTCGGCTGCATGTTCGTCAAGATCTCCCGGCCCAAGAAGCGTGCCCAGACCCTCATCTTCAGCAAGAACTGCGTCATCTCCCTCCGGGACGAGAAGCTCTGCCTGATGTTCCGCGTGGGGGACCTGCGGGAAAGCCACATGGTGGATGCCAAGATCCGGGCAAAGCTGATCAAGTCCCGCCAGACGGCCGAGGGGGAGTTCATCCCCCTGGAGCAGTCGGAACTGAACCTGGGCTATGACACGGGGGAGGACCGTCTGTTCCTGGTGGAGCCCCAGATCATCTGCCACGTCATCAACCGTCACAGCCCTTTCTGGGACATGTCGGCCGAGTCGCTGCGCCGGGAGCAGTTTGaaatcatcatcatcctcgAGGGCATCGTGGAAGCCACAG GAATGACGTGCCAAGCCCGCACCTCCTACACGGAGGACGAGATCCTCTGGGGATACCGCTTCGAGCCCTGCATGTCCCTGGAGAAAGGCGCCTTCCAGGTGGACTACAGCCGCTTCGAGATGACCTTCGAGGTGCAGACGCCAGCGGCCAGCGCCAGGGAGCTGCAcgagctgaaggagctggagcagcaggagcactcCACGCTCAGCCTCTACTGGGAccacctgctgcagccctgcgCGCTGCCGGGGCCCGGCGAGGACGCGCTGCCGGCGATGAGCGTCCCTGGCAGCGCGGCTGAGGGCGGCCGGGACGAGCCCCCGCAGCGGGAATGCCCTGCCTGA